The region TTACGACATCCCGTCGTGCACCCACTTCagcgaaaagattgtgccagatctttatgaacagaagaaaaaagttgtggatgaactatcccgagcatcctctgttgcgctcacgacagaagggtggacgtccagggggacggagagctctgtgatgataactgctcacttcatcacagcacactggaagatgagaagtcgggctattatgttaaaaagaagatattatgtgcactttaagttgatttcatatattttaatataataatttaatgttaataaaaaaaaagacaaaacgtatgtttatttgtcttggccttttttttttttttttttgctgatctgaaaaatgatccgatccatacgaggacgagcgagcgcgggtttgactagatgtatttggaggttattgctcacgtctcgttctgcacatatccaaatgtttccatattcgcaatgtatctgaatgttaaactataatatatatatttttttttaatgtaaactagacggaaaagatcatcctcttcacatgagcaaaaacgtgcataacagcagagaggaccggtatactacggtctatttaaactgaccagtgtaaccttttaaatgtttggttgactgtactttattttaataatgaacagactgcgatgtaagtatgcactttagatgttctgtgtcatttacaccaaacacaaatgttgctggtcgctagtgtgtttgcagcactactgttatttattttttatatatttatttttttatatttttcagtttaatttatttttatttctaaacttgtatttatttaaatctatatttaagtttacatttatgttccagcaaacttgaaaaattctacttgataaatgctctaaaacttttatgtaaatgattgacatacacacacacatatatatatatatatatatacagtacagaccaaaagtttggaaacattactatttttaatgtttttgaaaggagtttcttctgctcctcaagcctgcatttatttgatcaaaaatacagaaaaaactgtaatattgtgaaatattattacaacttaaaataatagttttctttttgaatatacttttaaaaaataatttattcctgtgatgcaaagctgaattttctgcatcattactccagccttcagtgtcacatgtaacatccagtctatcacatgatcatttagaaatcattctaatattctgatttattatgagtgttggaaacagttctgctgtctaatatatttgatgaataaaaggttaaaaagaactgcatttattcaaaataaaaaaaacaattctaataatatatattctaataatatattttctttacaatcactttttatcaatttaacacatccttgctgaataaaagtatttatttttttttttaaaaagaaagaaaaaaattactgaccccaaattaatgaccagtaatgtatattgttattacaaaatatttatattttaaaaacatagcttcatttttttttttactttttattcatcaaagtatcctaaaaaagtatcacatgttctgaaaaaatattaagcagcagaactgtttccaactttgataatgaatcatcatattagaatgatttctacaggatcatgtgataatgatcctaaaaattcagctttgcatcacagaaataaatgataatttaaagtataataaatttaaaaacatttatttaaaattgtaataatatatcacaatattaatttttttctgtattttttgatcaaataaatgcaggcttgatgagcagaagaaacttctttcaaaaacattaaaaatagtaatgtttccaaacttttggtctgtactgtgtgtatgtgtatatatatatatatatatatatatatatatatatatatattacctgttttatatatttaaatctttggtaagtttattgatttgtttggtttactttggatccattttttatttgaatactgtgcagtgcacaaaattaagattcgagagatggttcaagtcagtgctcaataaatgatgataagtttacaaatgttgtgcatccactttttattagtgtgacattttagcatgcaaatgaaggtgaaaacttcaagatatcggccctaaaaatcggcagcacatatcggccatcggctgaccctgacctctaaacatcagcATCAGCtttagaaaaacccatatcggtcgatctctatttGCAACATCGTAAATCATGTTTCGTGATTTTagtgtattattatttatcaattaaGTTCCCCAAAGGTTTACAACCTTGGATTTCAtaagaaaaatgtttattcaaGGCATAAATTTGTCTTGATCTCCATCATCTGTACTTGGTtaattgctaattttttttttttttttttttttggtactgcCTTGTGATTTAACTAGTTATTTGTTTGAAAATACAGCAGTAAAtataatctaaaaacattttaataaaatctgGTTTGCACACAAAATTGCAGTCCTATTAaccttgtaaatatatatatcgcTTTGTACAGACAAAAGTGACTGTTTTGTTGAAACAAACGTttctctgaaaaaagaaaaaaaaactcaaattattttgttgtaaatACATGAATGTCGAAAATTTTTACTGAAAGGCTAAACAAATATTGAGATACATCTATTTTTGTCCAGAACACCCAGCCCTTGGAATAAAATACTAAAGGAGTGAATCACACACATAGTGAGTAATTGTGGCCACATGTTGCATAACAGAGTTGCACAAACAACATTGCTTCTCCATGTACTTAGTGTAGGTGTGTGCATGTGCTTCCACTGTGTGGAGATACTACGTGTTTTACGttattttagttagtttacaATCATAGGATGCTGTATTTTCATCAGGTTAATGTATTTGCAGTCACTCACTTTGAGCCCTGTGCATCAGGATCTGGAAGAGCAGCTGTATTGTTGGATGGCTCTCAGTGGTCTGGATGTGAGAGGACGGAGAGATGAATGAGCGCTCTGTCGCTGTCTAGACTCTGGTGACTGAGAGGCATCAATCTGCCCGTGTTTGATGATTTCTCAGAGATATACGCTCACACACATAGGAGCAGACATCATGAGGTTCGTGTGAACAAACACGCACTTTCTCAGAAAGACTGTGATCTGTCATGTCGCCGCTGAGGGAACACACATCACATAGATGAGGAATGACTTGATGGAAGGGTGAGGATCGTGGATAGTATAGTTTGGAAAAGTTCAtcgttttgatttgattttagttttatttaataaaaataaatgtagatgTATCTGAAGGCCTCATGTTATCCATCAGATATTGGGAAACACACGTCGTAGAGTAGTGAGGGGCTGCTTTCAGGTCGAATGTTTTCCTCCAGAAGAGAACACTCATCCTCTCACTCATGTAAATCACTTTCAGGAGAGAAGAGATATTACAGGCATTTCCGCTCCCTGCTCGCAGGAAGGCCTCATCTTTCTGTTTCAGACAGAAGAGAAGGAATGAGATTAAGAAAAACCAAACGCATCTGGAGAGAGAGACGCCACAGTCATGTTCATAAGAGGGATGAATTGGCATTCTGTTCTGAAATTCTCTTAGCAAGTACAGCACAGATGTTCGACCCCTGGCATGTCTTCAAAGTTTGTACAGTGTGTaatgcaacaaaaaaattatattgttttattgaattcCTAAACGAGTTAAAGAAATGGGAGGCCAGAGCTAGACCTTGTGGATGCAGACTAAACAAAACGTCTGGAAGAGgaaaacagatagacagacagtgtTTTTCTTCCCAAACCTTTGCCAAAACAcatgcattcaaacacaagaagaTCAGGGATTCACAACTACTCCTCTTCACTGAaatcttttgtttttcttaaaaaaataataataaaaaaacagtgtaTCTCTATAGTtcatatagtgtttgtgtgtgtgtattattttttttcatttttaactaaAGGTTATGATTCAAGAACATGTGAAGTAGTGTAACCATCAAGGAACGAAACACATTTAATATGTGTAAAAtctttattattgtttaaaaaatgtgacaaattctgcttttagttttaaaatgtgttacttgattatatagtattattttaatataataataataattataatataatttcccCCAAAGTGTTTTTGgaacatttaaaattgaattgatAAACTGACCCAAACAAAAAAAGGCCTAATTTAATACTTACAGTTCTATAATAATTTATAGTTTTAaagagttttattttttccattattaTTGCAATTCGACAAAATGATTACTACACTGAAAATTATGTAAATGTCCTTCTATAATATCAATACTGTGTTTCTATCATGCACAGATATGTGAAAATAAatactaagaaaaataaaagcaattaaaaaatgatagatgaaacaaaacatttcagcatattctcagtataacaaaatatattaacgAATTCAGTAACCagtaaagcaaaaaaatatattgatttcaggttattaactagttgtttattgtATGcccaaatgtttatatatatatatatatatatactgtgtgtgtgtgtgtatatatatatatatatatctttcatgCATGTGGGCATTTGTCTGAATTTATCATTTTGTGTGTTTGCCTCACTAGGTGACCTACCTTGGCAAGGTGACGATTTCCGGCACTCACTTCCTGTCCGGCTGCACCGAGTCAGCTGTGGTGGGATTATGGGACACCAAGCGGACATCAGTGGCCCACGATGACTCCATCACCTCTAGCAACGGTATACTGGAGATCCGTCCGTTCCAGGTACGACTGCATCACCTGGACGGCCGGGGCGAGACCACGGGGGCCATGGACACCTTCCAGGTGGCTCGCATCGCGTACTGCACGGCGGATCACGACGTCAGCCCCAACGTCTTCGCCTGGATCTACCGGCAAATCAACGACGATCTGACCTTCCAGATGGACTGCCACGCCGTGGAGTGCGAGAGTAAACTGGAGGCCAAAAAACTGGCACACTCCATGATGGAAGCCTTTAAGAAAACCTTCCACAGCATGCACAGCGAAGGACGCATCCACAAAAGCGGCTCGTCCGACGAGTTCCCCGAAGAGGCCAGCTCACCCGACGACGGCTGAGAGAGCACCGGGGCTCGGGAACGGCTCTCGCGCTCTTCACGTCTTTGTGCCATAATAGAATATGCAGAAAAATAACCACAACAGAAAGAGAACGCAAATGGAAATTCAAACCACAAACCAAGAAACTAGTCTGTCTTTTTTCCATCTCGGCTGCCAGACAGTTCGTGCCCGTTTTATTAAAGCGTCCACACTCCCACTTGAAAGCTGCTGGTTTTGATATGGCACGTGTGAATTGGCAAGAACTTGTTACACGTTCACCTGTTATGTTGCTTTCGTTCTGCCCATCAAAACCGTTGGATCTGGGAGTTCCTGATGTGTGTGTTGAAAtcttttatgtcattttttttagataatgcAGAGGTGTGTTTCCTCTGCGAAGTAGACTTCAGAGAGATAAAAAAGATATTTATGGTGGGCAGCCAGTCCAGGGCATTTCTTTACCTTTATCGGGCCATTGAAGTGTATTTATAGGGACCATGCATcgatttcagtgttttttttttaagatgccaAAAGTCAGTGTGCGATCTAGGGTTTGTTTGTCTGCAGCTCATGAGCCTTTGATTAACTATGGAACGGGTTCTCTACTACAAACTGAGTGCGCTTGTCTGTCCAGCGTAGTTTTGTGCGTTTGTGTGCGCGAGGTGCTTTCCAACAAAAAATACTAACGCTTTTGGGTTAAATGAAATGTTGAAAGCAAGATGTTCCAGATGCATCTGTATTTTAAagccatagttcacccaaaattaaaattctgtcatcatttactcaacctcatttctttgtgtatttttctgttgagcacaaaagaagacattttgaggaGTGTTGGTAACTAATAATTGCGGTAGCCATGAACTTccatagtatataaaaaaaaaaaaaaaattcttttgtgTTGAATAGAAGAAAGAGACTTtgcttttcattttttgggtgaacttatttCTTGAACTCCTGCAGGGTCATGTTCACCCTTGTTTGTGAGCGAAATCCAGTCAATCTGATAGTAGTCTGCAAACGTTTTGTGAGGAGGAAAGAGTTCACCGTGCAGGTTTTGCTTGGTTTGAAAGAGGCTTAAGTGTGAGCTGAGCTTGATACATTGCTAAGCTATTTATAGTAGACCTTTTGACGCGAAATTTACGATATTGTGACCACACCTGTAATTCACAAACTTGCGATAGGTCCTTTTGAAACAAGGcttcatgaaacattttttttgttatttttttcgaATCGCTGAATCAAACTCCCCAAATCATGTGATTTTAGCCTAAGTAAGGTTTTGTGATGCCGAACGGTTTCAAACCTCGActtcaaaacataaaaattcaGATGCTGTGGATCTAGCGAAACTATCAATGGTTTTTAACTGAGTCAGgttcatttttaataaagtttGCGTGTATAATTCAAGATATTAGGCTATACTTCTAATTATGCTTCTAATTGCCTAGCACCTGCCAAATGAAGCAAAAACAATAATTAcactaaaaattaataaaacgcaAACTTCAAAGAACCTTCATATGTAATTATTTGTGGATTACCTTTAATATATTACACACTCGTGAAAATATTTGCAGTTGGTTTATAAAAGGTGTCATAATGCATGTCTGGGCTGAGTTTTTATTACGTTTACACTTTTTGACCAGCAGGTGCCGCCAGACTGTAGAGATTTTGTGTGCTTTGAAACCGTAAATGATATTATGAAGCAAATGATTCAGCTGATTCCAAGCTTCAAAAAGCGTTGTTTCTCCTATCGCGAACGGTCCTTCGTTCACGTGTTGGGACGTCTTTCTGGTGGATTTGGAGAGAGCTGTGTTAATGTTTTGTGCAGGGAGAGGGAGGACCCCAATAGCATAGCTGCCCCTTAGAGTGCCTGTCTCTCCCCATGCTGAATGTATGAAGTCTCTTGTGCTGCAAGcgctatatacagtatgtactggTACTGAAagcctttttaaaatattattataattttacttttttgtttaaatatacatttgtatttgCAGTTAATTTGGAAGCTGTATAGTGTTTTAGAGTCACTCTTTTTACAAGATGCCCAGCAGCACGTGTGTGTAATATAATGCATGCGTGATTTTACACGTGGCTCCACTCACCTGTGAAAACCCTGTTATGGGACGATGGAGTGTGGAGCATCGAGCAGATGAATGAACCGACTCTATTTTGAATTCTGATTTGAAATCGGATTCTAATTGGGATTTGGATTCTGTTGGAGTGCATCTGGCAGTGACATttataaatacaaagaaatatataaaagatATA is a window of Carassius carassius chromosome 23, fCarCar2.1, whole genome shotgun sequence DNA encoding:
- the LOC132101217 gene encoding PTB-containing, cubilin and LRP1-interacting protein-like isoform X2; the protein is MWQPASERLQVTYLGKVTISGTHFLSGCTESAVVGLWDTKRTSVAHDDSITSSNGILEIRPFQVRLHHLDGRGETTGAMDTFQVARIAYCTADHDVSPNVFAWIYRQINDDLTFQMDCHAVECESKLEAKKLAHSMMEAFKKTFHSMHSEGRIHKSGSSDEFPEEASSPDDG
- the LOC132101217 gene encoding PTB-containing, cubilin and LRP1-interacting protein-like isoform X1, translated to MWQPASERLQHLQTMLKSKLNVLTLRKEPLPTVIFHEPEAIELCSTTPHTKNRAHTGYKVTYLGKVTISGTHFLSGCTESAVVGLWDTKRTSVAHDDSITSSNGILEIRPFQVRLHHLDGRGETTGAMDTFQVARIAYCTADHDVSPNVFAWIYRQINDDLTFQMDCHAVECESKLEAKKLAHSMMEAFKKTFHSMHSEGRIHKSGSSDEFPEEASSPDDG